Proteins encoded by one window of Ursus arctos isolate Adak ecotype North America unplaced genomic scaffold, UrsArc2.0 scaffold_22, whole genome shotgun sequence:
- the B3GNT6 gene encoding LOW QUALITY PROTEIN: acetylgalactosaminyl-O-glycosyl-glycoprotein beta-1,3-N-acetylglucosaminyltransferase (The sequence of the model RefSeq protein was modified relative to this genomic sequence to represent the inferred CDS: inserted 5 bases in 3 codons; substituted 1 base at 1 genomic stop codon) — translation MEPSPVLGVGPQHVKAGVKGRSQSGDGSCLFLLSQTLEMAFPCRRSMNPKTLTLLLVGVSFLALHLWFLQASRSQREKKRDGSAEAAPVAPVAIQPSAFGSGFRGVANDSANPTVNFEQLPXRIQDFLRYRHCRPFPLLRDAQAKCLGCRGVFLPLAVKSSPANYDQRELIRRTWRQVRRLSLLGTREPEDALRAGWLAALVGLEARKHGDVLQGAFTFLNLTLQHLHLLKWLAEGCPRFLLGGDDDVLVHGLPFLETPRPDRQLFAGRLLSGSVPIRDRWSKQSVRPQLFAGQAXAVYRGGFLLSGPXRTAARHATPLPTKDALCLKRAGLAPAVASASIRPFDVQLPGXSSFHPRLYRELVLRHRSAPYEMLLMGKALHDPGLSCGRGRRIS, via the exons ATGGAACCAAGCCcagtcctgggggtggggcctcaGCATGTGAAAGCAGGGGTTAAAGGTAGGTCCCAGTCTGGGGACGGCTCCTgtctatttcttctctctcagacACTCGAG ATGGCTTTTCCCTGCCGCAGGTCCATGAATCCCAAGACTCTGACCCTCCTTCTGGTGGGTGTGAGTTTCTTGGCCCTGCATCTCTGGTTCCTCCAAGCCTCCAGGTCCCAGCGGGAGAAGAAGAGGGATGGCTCTGCGGAGGCTGCCCCTGTTGCCCCTGTGGCCATACAGCCGTCGGCGTTCGGCTCAGGGTTCCGAGGTGTGGCCAACGACTCAGCCAACCCCACGGTCAACTTCGAGCAGCTGCC GCGCATCCAAGACTTCCTGCGGTACCGCCACTGTcgcccctttcccctgctccgGGACGCGCAGGCCAAGTGTTTGGGCTGCCGCGGGGTCTTCCTGCCGCTGGCGGTCAAGTCGTCGCCCGCCAACTACGACCAGCGCGAGCTCATCCGCCGCACGTGGCGGCAGGTGCGCCGTCTCTCCCTGCTGGGCACCCGGGAGCCGGAGGACGCCCTGCgggcggggtggctggcggcgCTGGTGGGGCTGGAGGCGCGCAAGCACGGCGACGTGCTGCAGGGGGCCTTCACCTTCCTCAACCTCACGCTCCAGCACCTACACCTGCTCAAGTGGCTGGCCGAGGGCTGCCCGCGCTTCCTGCTCGGCGGCGACGACGACGTCTTGGTGCACGGGCTCCCCTTCCTGGAGACGCCGCGGCCGGACCGCCAGCTCTTCGCGGGACGGCTCCTGTCCGGCTCGGTGCCCATCCGCGACCGCTGGAGCAAGCAGTCCGTGCGCCCGCAGCTCTTCGCCGGGCAGGCCTAAGCGGTGTACCGCGGCGGCTTCCTGCTGTCCGGCCC GCGCACGGCCGCCCGCCACGCCAcgcccctccccaccaaagaCGCCCTGTGTCTGAAGCGCGCGGGCCTGGCGCCAGCAGTCGCAAGCGCATCCATCCGGCCCTTCGACGTGCAGCTGCCTG AGTCCTCTTTCCATCCCCGCCTGTACCGCGAGCTGGTGCTCCGGCACCGCTCCGCGCCCTACGAGATGTTGCTCATGGGGAAGGCGCTGCACGACCCCGGGCTGAGCTGCGGCCGCGGCCGGAGGATCTCCTGA